One window of Pedobacter faecalis genomic DNA carries:
- a CDS encoding SPOR domain-containing protein, translating into MDILSNLIELLKRRSRVAVPGLGTFDKHRIPGRYDAGNHTFVSPSLQFTFDHSVAEDDDLSSYVAEYHEIAGETAEFYVSKFVKDILEKLKGGDSVKMHELGSLHVVEDKIVLSPSEDSGKHFFGLPSIGDGTTKPSAEKSDEHELTVVDPPTHSLIETPEQFWNFKTETETVVAPEPATEEHHSKNNPGFKLLAIMAAVVAVVAATYLLFGDQILSVAGKAGQKRDKADSKKAAPASIPHRPDSLKSTVAIASSGDSLKKDSVISAQIEMRSDTTWEVIGASVINQKEADRFIAQMKKIGIAAKVIPTAPGKRRIKISVATFGDEQSARAGRKELVLKLKNPELYIHQNRQTHK; encoded by the coding sequence ACGTCGGAGCCGCGTTGCTGTTCCAGGACTCGGAACATTTGATAAGCACAGGATACCAGGCAGATACGACGCAGGCAATCACACTTTTGTTTCTCCCAGTCTGCAATTTACGTTCGATCACAGCGTGGCGGAAGACGATGATCTATCATCATATGTTGCCGAATATCATGAGATCGCAGGGGAAACTGCGGAATTTTATGTCAGCAAGTTTGTCAAAGACATTCTGGAAAAATTAAAGGGTGGTGACAGTGTTAAAATGCACGAGCTCGGATCGCTGCATGTGGTGGAGGACAAAATAGTTTTAAGTCCATCCGAAGATTCAGGTAAACATTTTTTCGGCTTGCCGTCAATCGGCGACGGCACTACAAAACCTTCGGCCGAAAAATCCGATGAGCATGAATTAACGGTAGTTGACCCCCCGACACACAGCCTGATAGAAACACCAGAACAATTTTGGAACTTCAAAACGGAGACTGAAACGGTAGTTGCGCCGGAACCCGCCACTGAAGAACATCATTCAAAGAACAACCCAGGATTTAAGTTGCTGGCAATAATGGCAGCTGTAGTTGCCGTAGTTGCGGCAACATACCTTCTTTTCGGCGATCAAATCCTATCGGTCGCCGGCAAAGCTGGACAAAAGCGCGACAAAGCTGACTCAAAGAAAGCAGCTCCCGCAAGCATACCCCACAGACCTGACAGTTTGAAAAGTACGGTTGCAATCGCTTCTTCGGGAGATAGTTTGAAAAAAGACTCCGTCATTTCAGCTCAGATTGAAATGCGTTCAGATACAACATGGGAAGTAATAGGCGCTTCCGTCATAAACCAAAAGGAAGCCGACCGGTTTATAGCTCAAATGAAGAAAATCGGAATAGCGGCGAAAGTAATTCCTACGGCGCCCGGAAAACGTAGAATTAAAATTAGCGTAGCCACGTTTGGCGATGAACAAAGCGCGAGGGCGGGTCGAAAAGAACTGGTGTTGAAGTTAAAGAACCCAGAATTATATATTCATCAAAACAGACAAACACACAAATAA